From the Hyalangium ruber genome, the window CTCGATGCGGGCGGGCAGGTGCGCATCCCTGTCCCGGAGACGATCGATCTTCGCACGGGCAAGTCCGTGCCCATGGCGAGCCTGAATCCCCAGTTCCCCACCCTGGCCCGCCAGGCCTTCGATGCACTCGAGCGCGACTGCATCCGCTTCGACCCCAAGCTGCGGTACGGACTGCACTGGAACGACTCGTACCAGCTCGCGGTCTACATCTACTGGAGGCGCCCCGAGGAGTACTGCGAGGACGGAAAGGAAGAAGCCCCCAACGGAGAGCTGCTCCTCACCCAGGGGCCGCTTCGGGCGTATGGCGCCGAGCCCGCGACGCTCAAGGGCAAGGCGGGCGAGATCTTCATCGCCGAGGACCGCTCTCTGATGGCAGAGCTAGGGGGTAAGGCCATCGAGCTGGCCTCCGATGCCAATCTGGTGGGCTGGGAAGCCGATGCGAACCTGCCTCCAGAGGCGTTCGCGCCAGCTGCCTCGCTGGCCGCCGAGGAACGACTGGTGGAGGGAATACTGGCCGAGGTCCCCCTGGCTCCCTCTCGCAGCGAGGAGTTGCTGCGCGATGCGGAGAAGCAGCTGAAGCGCCTGGAGTCCCTGGGCTCGACGCAGGTGGCTTCCTTGAGGGCGCGCCTCGATGCCGCGGCGCACCCGCTGCGCGGAGCGACGGTGGAGTTGCTCGACGCGGGCGCGGGCTCCGAGCGGCTGGATGCACTGCAGCAGAAGCTCGAAGCCGAGGGAGCCCGGGTGGTCAAGCGGGGCCCGGCCCAGAGTCCCCGCAAGTTCGATGCCTACTACCTCGTCCTGCCCGATACCCTGCTCGGCAGGGCCTTCGCCAAGCTGGCCGACGTCCGGTCATCGGAGCTCCGGAGCCTGGACTGGCAGAGCCCTGGCCAGATCGTGGTGGTGCTGGGAGGGAAACCTTGACGGGGCTCGTGCGCTGCTGAGGCCTAGGACGCCTGGGGGCCCTGTTGGGGCTGGTGGAGTTCGTACAGCCGGATATCCGCGGTGGCTCCAGGCATCCGCACCATTCGTTGGAACCGGAAGCCCAGCGTCTCGAGAAGCTTGATCGAGCTTTGATTGTCGGGGTCCACGATCGCCAAGACGTGCTCCAGCCCCAACTTCGTCCTGCTGTGGGAGAGCACGGCGCTCGCCGCCTCTCGCGCGTAGCCCTGCCCCCAGAAGCGGGGGAAGAACGCGAAGCCGATATCCGCATGCGGTAGGCCCTCGCGCTTGATCAGGCCACACATGCCCATGAGCGTGCCGTCCTCCTTCCGCTCGACCCGGTACAGCCCGAAGCCGTGGCTGGCGTACATGACGAGGGGCCCCTTCTGGAGGTAGGCGCGGGCACCGTCGAGATCTCTCACTCCCCTGTCGCCGATGAACCGCAGCCACGAGGGCTCGTTGACCAGTTCGAGAATGAAGGGTGCGTCCTCGAGCGTGAGCTCGCGAAGAATCAGCCGGTCCGTATCGAGAATCATCGTGGCGCTACCCTCTCACGAAGCACGCCGCCATCCTCCATGCGGCTTGACCGTCCAAGGATGGGGGACATACTGGGAGTGAACAAGGAGGAAGCACGCATGAGCAACTCACGGAAGGCCCTGGGGGTACTGTCCTGGCTGGTTCTGGCCGCATGTGGTCCTGAGGCGAACCTGCCCTCGGTAGGGAGCGCTGAAGCGCTGAGCACCAGCCCCCAGCTCATCCGTGCCGAGCACCCCATCCGAGACCAGTACGTGGTCGTGCTCGCGCAGCCGCCCGAGGGCGTGACGACCCAAAGCGTGTCCTCGATGGCGACCACGCTCGCGGCCCGTCATGGCGGACAGGTGCTCCAGGTCTACGAGAGGGCCTTGCGTGGCTTCGCGGTGCGCATGACGGAGGAGCAGGCGCTCGCGCTCGCCCGCAACCCGGCGGTGGCCTCCGTGGAAGAGGATGGCCTGGTGCAGGTCGACTTCGTCCAGTCCCCTCCGGGCAACGTGGGGAAGGACCGCATTGATCAGCGCAACCTGCCGCTCGACAACCAGTACACCTACTTCGGCACCGGCGTGGGCACCCACGCCTATGTCATCAGCACGGGCATCCGCACGACCCATACGGAGTTCGGTGGCCGGGCCACCGGCGACTTCACCGTCATCTCCGACGGCAATGGCGCAAGCGACTGCAACGGTGTCGGCACCCACTGGGCCGCGGTCATCGGTGGCAACACGTACGGCGTGGCCCGGAGCACCCGCTTGCACTCGGTGCGCGTGCTGAACTGCACGGGCACGGGCACCACCTCCGGTGTCATCACCGGCGTGGACTGGGTGACCGCCAACCACATCAAGCCGGCCGTGGCGCTGCTCGGGCTCAGCGGCCCCGCCAGCGCCGCGCTGGACGCGGCCGTCAACAACTCGATCGCCGCTGGCGTCACCTATGTGGCGTCCGCCGGCAGCAGCGGCGGGGATTCATGCACGCAATCTCCGGCCCGCATCCCCGCGGTCTTGACCGTGGGCTCCTCCTCCGCCACGGATACGGTGAGTTCCTTCTCGGGCACTGGCAGCTGCGTGGACCTGTTCGCGCCAGGTGCCAACATCATCTCGGCCTGGCACACCAACGACACGGCCGTCTCCAACATCAGCGGCTCGGTGGGCGCGGCCTTCGGCGCGGGCGCTGCTGCGCTCTGGCTGGAGGTCGTCCCTTCGGCCACGCCCGCGGCGGTGAACTCGGCGATCATCAGCAACGCCACCACCGGAGTGCTGACGCCGCCTCCCACGCCGCCCACCCCGAACCGGCTGCTGTACACGGGCTTCATCGGCTCGCGGCTGAGGGCAGGTACCCCCGTCAGCGACATCTCCAACCCGCAGGCGGATGTGCGCTACTTCCGGCTGGAGGTTCCGGTGGGCACCACGCAGCTGACCTTCAGCACCAGCGGTGGGACAGGCGATGTGGACCTGTATGTCAAAGCCGGAACGCTGCCCTCCACCAGCACCTATGACTGCGCTCCCTTCATTACCGGCAACGCGGAGACCTGCATCCTCAACGCTCCGACACCGGGGACCTGGTACGTCATGCTCCACGGCTTTGCTCCATTCTCGGCCGTGTCGCTGACGAGCACTG encodes:
- a CDS encoding GNAT family N-acetyltransferase, with protein sequence MILDTDRLILRELTLEDAPFILELVNEPSWLRFIGDRGVRDLDGARAYLQKGPLVMYASHGFGLYRVERKEDGTLMGMCGLIKREGLPHADIGFAFFPRFWGQGYAREAASAVLSHSRTKLGLEHVLAIVDPDNQSSIKLLETLGFRFQRMVRMPGATADIRLYELHQPQQGPQAS
- a CDS encoding S8 family peptidase; the encoded protein is MSNSRKALGVLSWLVLAACGPEANLPSVGSAEALSTSPQLIRAEHPIRDQYVVVLAQPPEGVTTQSVSSMATTLAARHGGQVLQVYERALRGFAVRMTEEQALALARNPAVASVEEDGLVQVDFVQSPPGNVGKDRIDQRNLPLDNQYTYFGTGVGTHAYVISTGIRTTHTEFGGRATGDFTVISDGNGASDCNGVGTHWAAVIGGNTYGVARSTRLHSVRVLNCTGTGTTSGVITGVDWVTANHIKPAVALLGLSGPASAALDAAVNNSIAAGVTYVASAGSSGGDSCTQSPARIPAVLTVGSSSATDTVSSFSGTGSCVDLFAPGANIISAWHTNDTAVSNISGSVGAAFGAGAAALWLEVVPSATPAAVNSAIISNATTGVLTPPPTPPTPNRLLYTGFIGSRLRAGTPVSDISNPQADVRYFRLEVPVGTTQLTFSTSGGTGDVDLYVKAGTLPSTSTYDCAPFITGNAETCILNAPTPGTWYVMLHGFAPFSAVSLTSTVTQ